A part of Amycolatopsis lurida genomic DNA contains:
- a CDS encoding alpha/beta hydrolase: protein MSLRRVPAVLVVAVLVASCTTQQQPQPAPTASPTTTASPTPDPKALEKFTQQELEWGACESSADKAFDCAKLTVPLDYLKPDGETISIGVLRHKTKSTGGRIGSLVLNPGGPGGSGVSAAARIAKSRPAAALAERFDIVGFDPRGVGTSEPKLVCLTDAERDADRAEDSESDSTPAGIAKQLADAKAYAAKCAERTKHGKELLANIGTRDVVRDLDVLRSALGDEKLTYLGFSYGTQIGTAYAEAYPDKVRALLLDGAVDPQLDTAESLVTQMAGFQNTFAEFGKWCAAREDCALGRDAGAVTKAFQDLVRPLITEPVPAGTRKLSFEDAITGTSAALYSQDAWKFLNDGLAELKRGSGKTLVALADNYYGRETDGRYTGILDVYFAVRCVDSTRIADRRVIEGAHQRMLQGAPFLAGGTPDMSELDICSIWPVPATSEVHKPDIDGLPKPLVISTTDDPATPHASGVNLARDLKGALLTFEGAQHTVFLEGNECVDRAGIAYLTDGELPAPDTRCS, encoded by the coding sequence ATGAGCCTTCGCCGCGTCCCGGCCGTGCTCGTCGTCGCCGTGCTGGTCGCCTCGTGCACGACGCAGCAGCAGCCGCAGCCCGCGCCGACGGCGTCGCCCACGACCACCGCGTCACCGACGCCGGACCCGAAGGCGCTTGAGAAGTTCACTCAGCAGGAGCTGGAGTGGGGCGCGTGTGAGTCTTCCGCGGACAAGGCGTTCGACTGCGCGAAGCTCACCGTGCCGCTCGACTACCTGAAGCCGGACGGCGAGACGATCTCGATCGGCGTCCTCCGGCACAAGACGAAGAGCACCGGCGGGCGGATCGGTTCCCTCGTGCTCAATCCGGGCGGCCCCGGTGGCTCGGGCGTCTCGGCCGCGGCGCGGATCGCGAAGTCCCGGCCCGCGGCGGCGCTGGCCGAGCGCTTCGACATCGTCGGATTCGATCCGCGTGGAGTCGGGACCAGCGAGCCGAAGCTCGTCTGCCTCACTGATGCCGAGCGCGACGCTGACCGCGCGGAAGATTCGGAAAGCGACTCGACGCCCGCCGGGATCGCGAAGCAGCTCGCCGACGCCAAGGCGTACGCCGCGAAGTGCGCCGAGCGCACGAAGCACGGCAAAGAGCTGCTCGCCAACATCGGGACCAGGGACGTCGTCCGCGATCTCGACGTCCTGCGCTCGGCCCTCGGCGACGAGAAGCTCACCTACCTGGGCTTTTCCTACGGCACGCAGATCGGGACCGCCTACGCCGAGGCCTATCCGGACAAGGTGCGCGCGTTGCTCCTCGACGGTGCGGTCGATCCCCAGCTCGACACCGCCGAGTCGCTGGTCACGCAGATGGCCGGCTTCCAGAACACGTTCGCCGAATTCGGCAAGTGGTGCGCCGCTCGCGAAGACTGCGCGCTCGGCCGGGACGCGGGCGCGGTGACGAAAGCGTTCCAGGACCTGGTCCGGCCGCTGATCACCGAACCGGTGCCCGCGGGGACCCGCAAGCTCTCGTTCGAAGACGCCATCACCGGGACCAGCGCCGCGCTGTACTCGCAGGACGCGTGGAAGTTCCTCAACGACGGGCTCGCCGAGCTGAAACGGGGAAGCGGCAAAACCCTGGTCGCGCTCGCGGACAACTACTACGGCCGCGAGACGGACGGCCGGTACACCGGCATCCTCGACGTGTACTTCGCGGTCCGTTGCGTCGACAGCACGCGGATCGCCGACAGGCGGGTCATCGAAGGCGCCCACCAGCGGATGCTCCAGGGCGCACCGTTCCTCGCCGGTGGCACCCCGGACATGAGCGAGCTCGACATCTGTTCGATTTGGCCCGTGCCCGCCACTTCGGAGGTGCACAAGCCGGACATCGACGGCCTGCCGAAGCCCCTGGTCATCTCGACCACCGACGACCCCGCGACCCCGCACGCGTCCGGCGTGAATCTCGCGCGGGACCTCAAGGGAGCTTTGCTCACGTTCGAGGGAGCGCAGCACACGGTCTTCCTCGAGGGGAACGAGTGCGTCGACAGAGCCGGCATCGCCTACCTGACCGACGGCGAACTACCCGCCCCCGACACCCGCTGCTCCTAG
- a CDS encoding MFS transporter → MQPQNRLHRAWFVAAAAFIALLAAAGFRAAPGVLIDPLHNEFGWSRATIASAVSVNLVLYGLFSPFAAALMERFGMRRVASTALFVVAIGAGGTVFMDASWQLILCWGVLVGVGTGSMAMSFAATVAARWFVRSRGVVTGVLTAAGATGQLIFLPIVANLAVDEGWRTASLVIAIAALAVVPVVLLVVRDHPSDVGMTAYGAEPGEVAPVARTGGSVRRALSVLGSAARTRTFWLLAVGFAICGATTNGLVSTHFVPAAHDHGMPQTTAAGLLALVGIFDVVGTIASGWLTDRVDPRILLGVYYALRGVSLALLPQLLSGTVEPSMWAFIIFYGLDWVATVPPTVALCVRQYGAAGPIVFGWVFASHQLGAGLAAFGAGAIRDSSGSYALAWYIAASLAVVASVASLAITKAARPEPALVG, encoded by the coding sequence GTGCAACCTCAGAACCGGCTCCACCGCGCGTGGTTCGTCGCCGCCGCCGCATTCATCGCCCTGCTCGCCGCCGCCGGTTTCCGCGCGGCTCCCGGCGTGCTCATCGACCCGCTTCACAACGAATTCGGCTGGTCGCGCGCGACGATCGCGTCGGCCGTCTCCGTGAACCTCGTCCTTTACGGCCTCTTCTCGCCTTTCGCCGCAGCTCTCATGGAGCGCTTCGGCATGCGGCGCGTCGCCTCGACTGCGTTGTTCGTCGTCGCGATCGGCGCGGGCGGCACGGTGTTCATGGACGCGAGCTGGCAGCTCATCCTCTGCTGGGGCGTCCTGGTCGGCGTCGGCACCGGCTCGATGGCGATGAGTTTCGCCGCGACGGTCGCCGCCCGCTGGTTCGTCCGCAGCCGCGGCGTCGTCACCGGGGTCCTCACCGCGGCGGGCGCCACCGGCCAGCTCATCTTCCTCCCGATCGTGGCGAACCTGGCCGTCGACGAAGGCTGGCGGACGGCGTCGCTCGTCATCGCCATCGCCGCACTGGCGGTCGTGCCCGTGGTTCTCCTGGTGGTCCGCGATCACCCGTCCGACGTCGGAATGACCGCTTACGGCGCGGAGCCCGGTGAAGTCGCCCCTGTCGCCCGCACGGGTGGTTCCGTGCGCCGCGCGCTCTCGGTGCTCGGCTCGGCAGCGCGCACGAGGACGTTCTGGCTGCTCGCCGTCGGCTTCGCGATCTGCGGCGCCACGACGAACGGCCTGGTCAGCACCCACTTCGTGCCCGCGGCGCACGACCACGGCATGCCACAGACGACGGCCGCCGGACTGCTTGCCCTCGTCGGGATCTTCGACGTCGTCGGCACGATCGCCTCCGGCTGGCTCACCGACCGCGTCGATCCGCGGATCCTTCTCGGCGTCTACTACGCCCTTCGCGGCGTTTCGCTCGCCCTGCTCCCTCAACTGTTGAGCGGAACGGTGGAACCGAGCATGTGGGCGTTCATCATCTTCTACGGCCTCGACTGGGTGGCGACGGTTCCGCCCACGGTCGCGCTCTGTGTCCGGCAATACGGCGCCGCCGGGCCGATCGTCTTCGGCTGGGTCTTCGCCAGTCACCAGCTCGGGGCCGGTCTCGCGGCCTTCGGCGCGGGCGCGATCCGCGATTCATCGGGCAGCTACGCGCTCGCTTGGTACATCGCGGCGAGCCTCGCCGTGGTCGCTTCGGTCGCTTCGCTGGCGATCACCAAGGCGGCCAGACCCGAACCGGCGCTCGTCGGGTGA
- the glnA gene encoding type I glutamate--ammonia ligase, with product MDRQQEFVLRTLEERDIRFVRLWFTDVLGFLKSVAVAPAELEGAFSEGIGFDGSAIEGFARVYESDMVAKPDPATFQVLPWETPDGGPYSARMFCDIAMPDGSPSWADPRHVLRRQLSKAGEAGFTCYVHPEIEFFLLASLPDDGSEPEPADNGGYFDQASHATATHFRRHAIETLEAMGISVEFSHHEGAPGQQEIDLRYADALTMADNVMTFRYVVKEVALTQGVRATFMPKPFTDQPGSGMHTHVSLFEGDRNAFYDAEDPYELSATGKAFVAGLLHHAKEISAVTNQWVNSYKRLISGSEAPTTVSWGRANRSALVRVPMYSPGKASSRRVEIRTLDSACNPYLAYSVILAAGLKGIEKGYELPPPAEDNIWQLSDAERRAAGYAQLPQNLGEALSEMEKSELLPEALGEHVYDFFLRNKRVEWDNYRSAVTPYELRTLLPVL from the coding sequence ATGGATCGCCAGCAGGAGTTCGTGCTCCGTACCTTGGAAGAGCGCGACATCCGTTTCGTCAGGCTCTGGTTCACGGATGTGCTGGGGTTTCTCAAGTCCGTCGCGGTGGCGCCCGCCGAACTCGAGGGCGCCTTCAGCGAGGGGATCGGCTTCGACGGATCGGCCATCGAAGGATTCGCGCGGGTCTACGAGTCCGACATGGTCGCGAAGCCCGACCCGGCCACGTTCCAGGTCCTCCCGTGGGAGACCCCGGACGGCGGCCCGTACTCGGCGCGCATGTTCTGCGACATCGCGATGCCGGACGGCTCCCCGTCCTGGGCGGACCCCAGGCACGTCTTGCGCAGGCAGCTTTCCAAGGCGGGCGAAGCGGGCTTCACCTGCTACGTCCACCCCGAAATCGAGTTCTTCCTGCTCGCCAGCCTGCCGGACGACGGCAGTGAGCCCGAGCCCGCTGACAACGGCGGCTACTTCGATCAGGCCAGCCACGCCACGGCGACGCACTTCCGACGGCACGCCATCGAGACGCTCGAGGCGATGGGTATCTCCGTCGAGTTCAGCCACCACGAGGGCGCGCCCGGTCAGCAGGAGATCGACCTCCGGTACGCCGACGCGCTGACCATGGCCGACAACGTGATGACCTTCCGCTACGTCGTCAAGGAGGTCGCGCTCACGCAGGGCGTCCGCGCGACGTTCATGCCGAAGCCGTTCACCGATCAGCCGGGCTCAGGGATGCACACCCACGTGAGCCTGTTCGAGGGTGATCGCAACGCCTTCTACGACGCGGAGGACCCGTACGAGTTGTCGGCGACGGGTAAAGCGTTCGTGGCGGGGCTGCTGCACCACGCGAAGGAGATCTCGGCGGTCACCAACCAATGGGTGAACTCCTACAAGCGGCTGATCAGCGGCAGTGAGGCCCCGACGACCGTTTCGTGGGGCCGCGCCAACCGCTCCGCGCTGGTCCGGGTGCCGATGTACTCGCCGGGCAAGGCGTCGTCACGCCGCGTGGAGATCCGCACGCTCGACTCTGCGTGCAACCCCTACCTGGCGTACTCGGTGATCCTGGCCGCCGGTCTCAAGGGCATCGAGAAGGGCTACGAGCTCCCGCCTCCCGCCGAGGACAACATCTGGCAGCTCTCGGACGCCGAGCGCCGCGCGGCCGGGTATGCCCAGCTCCCGCAGAACCTCGGGGAGGCGCTGTCGGAGATGGAGAAATCGGAACTTCTGCCCGAAGCGCTCGGAGAGCACGTTTACGACTTCTTCCTGCGTAACAAACGTGTTGAATGGGATAACTACCGCAGCGCGGTGACCCCGTACGAGCTGCGGACCCTGCTTCCGGTTCTCTAG
- a CDS encoding LppX_LprAFG lipoprotein, giving the protein MRCRHLVPALLLTIGLIGGCAGSPPLPPAEEYVSAAADSLVSLRSVRFTLGVNGVVTGLPVRGLDGEVSLEGGAVGNADLQDDFERMKVKYRLSGSEITLSGPRGERVIPASAPYTPEAMLGPEGGLRRLLTGATDLRGERWERVQDTESFRIAAKVPAAVIGGIVPEIKSDVFVKLWISRDEPRRLVRVWLQVPPTRPEEFAVMLELALTRHNSVVIGAGR; this is encoded by the coding sequence ATGCGCTGCCGTCACCTCGTGCCGGCGCTGCTGCTCACGATCGGGCTCATCGGCGGCTGCGCGGGGTCTCCCCCGTTGCCGCCTGCCGAGGAATACGTGAGCGCGGCGGCCGACTCCCTCGTCTCGTTGCGCAGCGTGCGGTTCACGCTCGGGGTGAACGGTGTCGTCACCGGCCTGCCGGTGCGGGGACTCGACGGCGAGGTCAGTCTGGAGGGTGGCGCGGTCGGTAATGCCGACCTGCAGGACGACTTCGAACGGATGAAGGTCAAGTACCGGCTGTCCGGCTCGGAGATCACGCTCAGTGGGCCTCGCGGGGAGCGCGTGATTCCGGCTTCGGCGCCGTACACGCCCGAAGCGATGCTCGGGCCCGAAGGCGGACTTCGACGGCTGCTGACCGGCGCGACCGACCTGCGGGGCGAGCGATGGGAGCGGGTGCAGGACACCGAGTCGTTCCGGATCGCCGCGAAGGTGCCGGCCGCGGTGATCGGCGGGATCGTGCCGGAGATCAAGTCGGACGTGTTCGTGAAGCTGTGGATTTCGCGGGACGAGCCGCGGCGGCTGGTGCGGGTGTGGCTGCAGGTGCCGCCGACGAGGCCGGAGGAGTTCGCGGTGATGCTCGAACTGGCGTTGACCAGGCATAACTCGGTGGTCATCGGGGCAGGGCGGTAG
- a CDS encoding amidase produces MVRRPVFRVLTTLVAAAIAASAAPAASAAGKPLDLDSADIPALQARMSAGRLTAVGLTSAYLDRIHKVDRKLNAVIAVDPAAIAQAAESDARRRAGKTRGPLDGIPVLVKDNVDTRSMQTTAGSRALRSKPAKDATLIRRLRDAGAVVLGKANLSEWANFRAAKPTSGWSGVGGQTNNPYVLDRNPCGSSAGSAAGVAASLAQVAIGSETDGSIVCPAGMTATVGHKPSLGLVSRTGVVPISAEQDTAGPMARHVVDVALTLSALQGRDPSDPATGAYPPNQPTDYAAYLRPGVLKGSRIGLWRLPVLGPDVDAVMTKTRNSLVKAGAEVVEVTPPYQARLGELEFPALLTEFHRDIDRYLATRPEGPRDLAALIAYNRSDPLEQTCFAGQELFEQALAAPGPSDPGYQALRRELTDLAKRSIDETLAKYRLDAIAAPTNPPAWKTDCKTGDNDVIPSSTPAAVSGYPAVTVPAAFVGELPVGVSFMAGQWTDARVLAYAADFERVAPARKPPRYLKTVG; encoded by the coding sequence ATGGTGCGGCGACCGGTGTTCCGAGTTCTGACGACATTGGTCGCCGCGGCCATCGCGGCGAGTGCCGCGCCGGCGGCGTCCGCCGCCGGGAAGCCACTCGATCTCGACTCCGCCGACATCCCCGCGCTCCAGGCCCGGATGTCCGCCGGACGGCTGACCGCGGTCGGCCTGACCTCGGCCTATCTCGACCGCATCCACAAGGTCGACCGCAAGCTGAACGCGGTCATCGCGGTCGATCCCGCCGCGATCGCGCAAGCCGCGGAGAGCGACGCCCGGCGTCGCGCCGGCAAGACCCGCGGACCGTTGGACGGCATCCCCGTCCTGGTGAAGGACAACGTCGACACCCGCTCCATGCAGACGACGGCGGGCTCGCGCGCGCTGCGCAGCAAGCCCGCGAAGGACGCGACCCTGATCCGCCGTCTGCGTGACGCGGGCGCGGTCGTCCTCGGCAAGGCGAACCTGTCGGAATGGGCGAACTTCCGCGCCGCGAAACCCACTTCCGGGTGGTCGGGCGTCGGCGGGCAGACGAACAACCCGTACGTGCTCGATCGCAACCCTTGCGGGTCGTCCGCCGGATCCGCCGCGGGTGTCGCCGCGTCACTCGCCCAGGTCGCGATCGGCAGTGAGACCGATGGCTCGATCGTCTGCCCGGCCGGGATGACCGCGACCGTGGGGCACAAACCGAGCCTCGGCCTGGTCAGCCGCACCGGCGTGGTGCCGATCTCGGCCGAGCAGGACACCGCCGGCCCGATGGCCAGGCACGTCGTCGACGTCGCGCTGACCCTGTCCGCGCTCCAGGGCCGCGACCCGAGCGACCCGGCCACCGGTGCGTATCCGCCGAATCAGCCGACCGACTACGCCGCGTACCTCCGGCCCGGTGTGCTGAAGGGTTCCCGGATCGGTCTCTGGCGCCTGCCGGTCCTCGGCCCGGACGTCGACGCGGTGATGACGAAGACCAGGAACTCGCTGGTCAAGGCCGGTGCCGAGGTCGTCGAGGTGACGCCGCCGTATCAGGCGAGGCTCGGTGAACTGGAGTTCCCGGCGCTGCTCACCGAGTTCCACCGGGACATCGATCGCTACCTGGCCACGCGTCCGGAAGGTCCGCGCGACCTCGCCGCGCTCATCGCCTACAACCGGTCCGACCCGCTGGAGCAGACCTGCTTCGCCGGACAGGAACTTTTCGAGCAGGCGCTCGCCGCGCCCGGCCCGTCCGACCCCGGCTACCAGGCACTGCGCCGCGAGCTCACCGATCTGGCGAAACGCTCGATCGACGAGACCCTCGCGAAGTACCGCCTCGACGCGATCGCCGCGCCCACGAACCCGCCCGCCTGGAAGACCGACTGCAAGACCGGCGACAACGACGTGATCCCGTCGTCGACGCCGGCCGCCGTCTCGGGCTACCCCGCGGTGACCGTGCCGGCCGCGTTCGTCGGCGAGCTCCCGGTCGGTGTTTCGTTCATGGCGGGGCAGTGGACGGACGCCCGGGTGCTCGCCTACGCGGCCGACTTCGAACGCGTCGCGCCCGCCCGTAAACCGCCGCGCTACCTGAAGACCGTCGGATGA
- the secA2 gene encoding accessory Sec system translocase SecA2: protein MAALISRVGKKLRRIIQRPGSVELTRYEALLPAIEKLEPELEKLSDEELTERAGKLRDAASFGNDQLIEVCALGREAARRALGERAFDVQLLGTMGLLSGHIVQMETGEGKTLAGALAGAGYALRGKHVHVVTVNDYLARRDAEWMGPIYDLLGVSVGWVEPAHSREERREAYAKEVTYGAVSEIGFDVLRDRLVTREEDLVQREPEVAIVDEADSVLVDEARVPLVMAGSIDHTDADEEVANIVRRLRLGLHYETDADGRNAWLTKAGASVVEKALGDDINLYDETGSDRLPAVNVALHAHALLTRDVDYLVRDGKVQLINAARGRVAELQRWPDGLQAAVEAKEQVKATDRGEILDSITVQALLARYPEVAGMTGTAVAVAEQLREFYKLEVAVIPPNTPNIREDQEDRIFGSPSQKLRAIEEEIRRVHETGRPILVGTQDVAESEELAEKLAKVDLECVVLNARNDAEEAAIIADAGKKGAVTVSTQMAGRGTDIRLGGKDGEGRDEVVELGGLHVIGTARYPSSRLDGQLRGRSGRQGDPGSAVFFASLNDELVLSNAPDIPEGISSDVGSGEIVDPAALRQINHAQRVAEGVDLEIHRNTWRYTRLIERQRGELLEHRDKVLRTKHAAEVLEKAHPEKFKELSEAVDDEARVEQLCREVLLFHIDQLWSDHLAFLTDVRESIHLRALARETPIDEFHRAAIPEFHKIIPEAAERAAKTLEEAEITENGIDLGDAGVRRANTTWTYLVHDNPFDSDFEQTIKKVRSMIKRK from the coding sequence GTGGCAGCACTGATCAGCCGGGTGGGCAAGAAGCTGCGCCGGATCATCCAGCGGCCGGGCAGCGTCGAGCTGACCCGCTACGAAGCGCTGCTGCCGGCCATCGAGAAGCTCGAGCCCGAGTTGGAAAAGCTTTCCGACGAGGAGCTGACAGAGCGGGCCGGCAAGCTTCGGGACGCGGCTTCCTTCGGCAACGACCAGCTGATCGAGGTCTGCGCGCTCGGTCGAGAGGCCGCGCGGCGGGCGCTCGGCGAGCGCGCCTTCGACGTCCAGCTGCTGGGCACGATGGGCCTGCTCAGCGGGCACATCGTGCAAATGGAGACCGGTGAGGGCAAGACGCTGGCGGGTGCGCTGGCGGGCGCCGGGTACGCCCTGCGCGGGAAGCACGTCCACGTCGTCACGGTGAACGACTACCTCGCCCGCCGTGACGCGGAGTGGATGGGCCCGATCTACGACCTGCTCGGCGTCTCCGTCGGCTGGGTCGAGCCCGCGCACTCCCGCGAGGAGCGCCGTGAGGCGTACGCGAAGGAGGTCACGTACGGCGCCGTCAGCGAGATCGGCTTCGACGTGCTGCGCGACCGGCTGGTGACCCGCGAAGAGGACCTGGTCCAGCGCGAGCCCGAGGTCGCGATCGTCGACGAGGCGGACTCCGTGCTGGTCGACGAGGCCCGCGTGCCGCTGGTGATGGCGGGGTCGATCGACCACACCGACGCCGACGAAGAGGTCGCGAACATCGTCCGGCGGCTGCGGCTCGGGCTGCACTACGAGACCGACGCCGACGGCCGCAACGCCTGGTTGACCAAGGCGGGCGCTTCGGTGGTCGAGAAGGCTCTCGGCGACGACATCAATCTCTACGACGAGACGGGGTCGGACCGGCTGCCCGCGGTGAACGTGGCGCTGCACGCGCACGCGCTGCTCACCCGCGACGTCGACTACCTCGTGCGCGACGGGAAGGTGCAGCTCATCAACGCCGCGCGTGGCCGCGTCGCCGAACTGCAGCGCTGGCCGGACGGCCTCCAGGCCGCCGTCGAAGCGAAGGAGCAGGTCAAGGCGACCGACCGTGGCGAGATCCTCGACTCGATCACCGTGCAGGCGCTGCTCGCGCGGTACCCCGAGGTCGCGGGGATGACCGGTACCGCGGTCGCGGTCGCCGAGCAGCTGCGCGAGTTCTACAAGCTCGAGGTGGCGGTCATCCCGCCGAACACGCCGAACATCCGTGAGGACCAGGAGGACCGGATCTTCGGATCGCCGTCGCAGAAGCTGCGCGCGATCGAGGAGGAGATCCGGCGGGTGCACGAGACCGGGCGGCCGATCCTCGTCGGCACCCAGGACGTCGCCGAATCCGAAGAGCTGGCCGAGAAACTGGCGAAGGTCGACCTCGAATGCGTCGTGCTCAACGCGCGCAACGACGCCGAGGAAGCCGCGATCATCGCCGATGCCGGCAAGAAGGGCGCGGTGACCGTCTCGACCCAGATGGCCGGTCGAGGCACCGACATCCGGCTGGGCGGCAAGGACGGCGAAGGCCGCGACGAGGTCGTCGAACTGGGCGGACTGCACGTGATCGGCACCGCCCGCTACCCGTCGAGCAGGCTGGACGGCCAGCTGCGCGGCCGGTCCGGACGCCAGGGCGACCCGGGCAGCGCGGTGTTCTTCGCCAGCTTGAACGACGAACTCGTGCTGTCGAACGCGCCGGACATCCCCGAGGGCATCAGCTCCGACGTGGGCAGCGGCGAGATCGTCGACCCGGCGGCGCTGCGGCAGATCAACCACGCGCAGCGCGTCGCCGAGGGCGTCGACCTGGAGATCCACCGGAACACGTGGCGCTACACGCGGCTGATCGAGCGGCAGCGCGGCGAGCTGCTGGAGCACCGGGACAAGGTGCTGCGGACGAAGCACGCGGCGGAGGTGCTGGAGAAGGCCCACCCGGAGAAGTTCAAGGAGCTTTCGGAGGCTGTCGACGACGAGGCTCGCGTCGAGCAGCTTTGCCGCGAGGTGCTGCTGTTCCACATCGACCAGCTGTGGTCCGACCACCTGGCGTTCCTGACCGACGTGCGGGAGAGCATCCACCTGCGGGCGCTGGCGCGGGAGACGCCGATCGACGAGTTTCACCGCGCGGCGATCCCCGAGTTCCACAAGATCATCCCGGAGGCGGCCGAGCGGGCGGCGAAGACGCTCGAGGAAGCCGAGATCACCGAGAACGGGATCGACCTCGGCGACGCGGGCGTGCGGCGGGCGAACACGACGTGGACCTACCTGGTGCACGACAACCCGTTCGACTCCGACTTCGAGCAGACCATCAAGAAGGTGCGGAGCATGATCAAGCGCAAGTAG
- a CDS encoding alpha/beta hydrolase, with protein MSGLLAVTVAACSSGEGRTQPPPPATESHAPTGPVPAGLEKFYGQSLTWADCAPYATSDDAKAAFRVKDAQCARLTVPLDYAKPEGDSITLGLLRRKALETDERIGALVVNPGGPGASGMQAAAGLASRTATNELGKRFDMVGFDPRGIGASQPQVRCLTDAERDADRADDSETDGSPEGVKKQETESQDFAAKCAQRTEHGAAMLANLGTRDVVKDMDILRSVIGEPKLSYLGYSYGTRIGSAYAEAFPANVRALVLDGAVDPEQDAVESLVGQGQGFGKAFGEFSNWCAAREDCALGRDAAGVTKAFQDLVRPLIDFPVPVSDGRKLSYEDATTGVIQALYQEDLWEPLNTALNDLKRQRGDGLEKLADLYNERGADGRYGTTQDAFVAIRCVDDPRVTDQAKILDAQKRYAEAAPFLDDGRPDGSARDACAFWPVPNTSEPHQPNVEGLPKTLVISTTNDPATPYQAGVNLAKAIKGALLTFEGNQHTVFLQGVSCVDKIGIDYLVNGALPDEGTRCAAK; from the coding sequence CTGTCCGGCCTGCTCGCGGTCACCGTCGCCGCCTGCTCGTCGGGAGAGGGTAGAACCCAGCCGCCGCCTCCGGCCACCGAATCGCACGCTCCGACCGGACCGGTGCCCGCCGGACTCGAGAAGTTCTACGGACAGAGCCTGACCTGGGCCGACTGTGCACCCTACGCGACATCCGATGACGCGAAAGCGGCGTTTCGGGTGAAGGACGCGCAGTGCGCTCGTCTGACCGTCCCGCTCGACTACGCGAAGCCCGAAGGCGACTCGATCACGCTCGGCCTGCTGCGCCGGAAGGCGCTGGAAACCGACGAAAGGATTGGCGCGCTCGTGGTCAATCCCGGTGGTCCCGGCGCTTCCGGGATGCAGGCCGCGGCCGGTCTCGCCTCCCGCACGGCGACGAACGAGCTGGGCAAACGCTTCGACATGGTCGGTTTCGACCCGCGCGGGATCGGCGCGAGCCAGCCGCAGGTCCGCTGCCTGACCGACGCCGAGCGCGACGCGGACCGCGCGGACGACAGCGAGACCGACGGCTCACCCGAGGGAGTGAAAAAGCAGGAGACCGAGTCCCAGGACTTCGCGGCGAAGTGCGCCCAGCGGACCGAACACGGCGCCGCGATGCTCGCGAACCTGGGCACGCGTGACGTCGTCAAGGACATGGACATCCTGCGCTCGGTCATCGGCGAGCCGAAGCTGAGCTACCTCGGCTACTCCTACGGGACGCGGATCGGCTCCGCCTACGCCGAGGCGTTCCCGGCGAACGTCCGCGCCCTGGTGCTCGACGGGGCCGTCGACCCGGAGCAGGACGCGGTGGAGTCGCTGGTCGGGCAGGGGCAGGGCTTCGGCAAGGCGTTCGGGGAGTTCTCGAACTGGTGCGCCGCGCGTGAGGACTGCGCCCTCGGGCGTGACGCCGCCGGCGTGACGAAGGCGTTCCAGGATCTGGTGCGCCCGCTGATCGACTTCCCGGTGCCGGTCAGCGACGGCCGCAAACTGTCGTACGAGGACGCGACGACAGGCGTGATACAGGCTCTCTACCAGGAAGATCTCTGGGAACCGCTGAACACCGCGCTCAACGATCTGAAGCGCCAGCGCGGCGACGGCCTGGAGAAACTGGCCGATCTCTACAACGAACGCGGCGCCGACGGCCGGTACGGGACGACGCAGGACGCGTTCGTCGCGATCCGCTGCGTCGACGACCCGCGCGTCACCGATCAGGCGAAGATCCTCGACGCGCAGAAGCGGTACGCGGAGGCGGCGCCGTTCCTCGACGACGGGAGGCCGGACGGTTCCGCGCGTGACGCCTGCGCCTTCTGGCCGGTGCCCAACACGTCCGAGCCGCACCAGCCGAACGTCGAAGGGCTGCCGAAGACGCTGGTCATCTCGACGACGAACGACCCGGCGACCCCGTACCAGGCGGGCGTCAACCTCGCGAAAGCGATCAAGGGAGCTTTGCTCACGTTCGAGGGCAACCAGCACACCGTGTTCCTCCAGGGCGTGTCCTGCGTCGACAAGATCGGCATCGATTACCTGGTGAACGGCGCCCTGCCGGACGAGGGCACGCGCTGCGCCGCCAAGTAA